In a genomic window of Drosophila takahashii strain IR98-3 E-12201 chromosome 3L, DtakHiC1v2, whole genome shotgun sequence:
- the LOC123002982 gene encoding uncharacterized protein isoform X2, whose protein sequence is MLLVLVFFQIISFTYGEFHGMEESTKLFLNCEEVHKDDAPNYANNFQCLMEHYNLTETLEDVMWKMNQIQQLLDQISDDQKYKPSPFKNIDDILEVPIEISQQNCQTKRQILQAIRRKLEWYNVMNDKKTTLFAWPSNSDVHKAAISSLYSKTYLSGDYTRVLNGIRCLLAKAIRNTDTRT, encoded by the coding sequence ATGTTGCTAGTTCTTGtgttttttcaaattataAGTTTTACTTATGGAGAGTTTCATGGTATGGAAGAGTCCACAAAATTATTTCTCAACTGCGAGGAAGTGCATAAAGATGACGCACCAAATTATGCCAACAATTTCCAATGCCTCATGGAACATTATAATTTAACTGAAACCCTTGAGGATGTTATGTGGAAAATGAATCAAATTCAGCAGCTTTTGGATCAAATTTCCGATGATCAGAAATATAAACCTTcgccctttaaaaatatagatgACATTTTGGAGGTGCCGATTGAGATTTCCCAACAAAATTGCCAAACAAAGCGACAAATTCTGCAAGCCATACGCCGAAAACTGGAATGGTATAATGTGATGAACGATAAGAAAACTACGCTTTTTGCCTGGCCCTCGAATTCCGATGTACATAAGGCTGCGATTTCCAGTCTTTATTCAAAAACATATCTGAGTGGCGATTACACAAGAGTTTTGAACGGAATCCGATGTCTGCTGGCAAAAGCCATCCGAAATACAG
- the LOC123002982 gene encoding uncharacterized protein isoform X1 has product MLLVLVFFQIISFTYGEFHGMEESTKLFLNCEEVHKDDAPNYANNFQCLMEHYNLTETLEDVMWKMNQIQQLLDQISDDQKYKPSPFKNIDDILEVPIEISQQNCQTKRQILQAIRRKLEWYNVMNDKKTTLFAWPSNSDVHKAAISSLYSKTYLSGDYTRVLNGIRCLLAKAIRNTESSTSAKGKIYI; this is encoded by the coding sequence ATGTTGCTAGTTCTTGtgttttttcaaattataAGTTTTACTTATGGAGAGTTTCATGGTATGGAAGAGTCCACAAAATTATTTCTCAACTGCGAGGAAGTGCATAAAGATGACGCACCAAATTATGCCAACAATTTCCAATGCCTCATGGAACATTATAATTTAACTGAAACCCTTGAGGATGTTATGTGGAAAATGAATCAAATTCAGCAGCTTTTGGATCAAATTTCCGATGATCAGAAATATAAACCTTcgccctttaaaaatatagatgACATTTTGGAGGTGCCGATTGAGATTTCCCAACAAAATTGCCAAACAAAGCGACAAATTCTGCAAGCCATACGCCGAAAACTGGAATGGTATAATGTGATGAACGATAAGAAAACTACGCTTTTTGCCTGGCCCTCGAATTCCGATGTACATAAGGCTGCGATTTCCAGTCTTTATTCAAAAACATATCTGAGTGGCGATTACACAAGAGTTTTGAACGGAATCCGATGTCTGCTGGCAAAAGCCATCCGAAATACAG
- the S-Lap3 gene encoding cytosol aminopeptidase, which produces MRGQLLLKGPALARSLSRVRVPTCQIGSVRHVTAGCGAGDAVKGGKGIVLGLYEKESGKGPRLTPAGEKFDDRVQGKLSELVCETKLTGRLGRGKVFNNVDNDFRSICVVGVGLEGIAFNELEMLDEGMENVRIAAGIGARSLQSIGCSEVHVDNMDYAEQAAEGAALAIWRYEENLAKKYRSTIPKLELHGSPDVESWTRGLFKAEAQNLARRICDAPANCMTPTIVAQAAVDALCPCGITVEVRTMEWIEQQHLNSFLMIAKGSCEPPVLLEVAYCGTAPEDKPILLVGQGITFNSGGINLRPCKGMDEFRGDLTGAASILAAMRAAAALSLPINITAVIPLCENLPSGMSCKPGDVVTLLNSKSLAVRNISRTGVVVISDPMLYGQITYKPRLVVDVGSMCKGVKKAVGGGATGIWSNSHYIWKQFQRAGSLTGDRLWRFPLWRYYKDRVAEHLSFDLLNDGEGYASSCLAAAVLHELVPCSDWAHLDTYGTGLLSTYGLIPYLTAGRMTGRPTRTLVQFLYQIACPEQPK; this is translated from the coding sequence ATGCGTGGACAACTGTTGCTGAAGGGACCGGCATTGGCGAGGAGTTTGAGCCGAGTTCGAGTGCCGACGTGTCAAATAGGATCGGTTCGCCATGTGACCGCCGGTTGTGGAGCAGGAGATGCCGTCAAGGGTGGCAAGGGAATCGTCCTGGGACTCTACGAAAAGGAATCGGGCAAGGGTCCGCGACTAACGCCGGCGGGCGAGAAGTTCGACGATCGCGTTCAGGGCAAACTATCCGAATTGGTCTGTGAGACCAAGTTAACTGGGCGACTGGGTCGCGGCAAGGTCTTCAACAATGTGGACAACGACTTTCGGTCGATTTGCGTGGTCGGCGTTGGCCTCGAAGGCATTGCCTTCAATGAACTGGAGATGCTCGATGAGGGAATGGAAAATGTCCGCATTGCCGCTGGAATTGGTGCAAGATCTCTGCAGAGTATAGGCTGCTCTGAAGTCCATGTGGACAATATGGACTATGCGGAGCAGGCTGCCGAGGGAGCCGCCCTGGCCATTTGGCGTTACGAGGAGAATCTGGCGAAGAAATACCGCAGCACTATACCAAAACTAGAGCTGCACGGTTCACCGGATGTAGAGTCCTGGACGAGGGGTTTGTTCAAGGCGGAGGCACAGAATTTGGCGAGGAGAATCTGCGATGCGCCCGCGAATTGTATGACCCCAACTATTGTGGCCCAAGCGGCGGTGGATGCCCTCTGCCCCTGCGGCATCACTGTGGAGGTTCGAACCATGGAGTGGATTGAACAGCAGCATTTGAACTCATTCCTAATGATCGCCAAGGGCAGTTGTGAGCCACCCGTCCTCCTGGAGGTCGCCTATTGCGGCACTGCGCCCGAGGACAAGCCCATTCTGCTGGTGGGCCAAGGGATTACCTTCAATTCGGGTGGCATCAATCTGCGTCCCTGCAAGGGAATGGACGAGTTTCGCGGAGATCTCACCGGTGCCGCCTCCATTTTGGCCGCCATGCGGGCAGCTGCTGCTCTATCTTTGCCCATTAATATCACGGCTGTCATACCACTTTGCGAAAATTTGCCCTCTGGAATGTCCTGCAAGCCGGGCGATGTGGTCACCCTGCTGAATTCAAAATCCCTGGCCGTGCGTAATATTAGCCGAACTGGAGTGGTGGTCATTTCGGATCCAATGCTCTATGGACAGATCACCTACAAACCTCGACTCGTCGTGGATGTCGGTTCAATGTGCAAGGGCGTCAAGAAGGCGGTGGGCGGTGGAGCCACGGGCATCTGGTCGAATTCGCACTACATCTGGAAACAGTTCCAGAGGGCCGGTTCCCTGACCGGCGATCGTTTGTGGCGCTTCCCCCTGTGGCGCTACTACAAGGATCGTGTGGCCGAGCATTTGAGCTTTGATCTCTTAAACGACGGCGAGGGTTATGCCTCGTCCTGTCTGGCTGCCGCTGTTCTCCACGAACTGGTGCCCTGCAGCGATTGGGCCCATTTGGACACCTATGGCACTGGATTGCTAAGCACCTATGGACTAATACCCTATCTCACAGCTGGACGGATGACTGGCAGGCCCACAAGGACTCTGGTGCAGTTCCTCTACCAAATCGCCTGCCCCGAACAGCCCAAATAA